A region from the Brassica napus cultivar Da-Ae chromosome C8, Da-Ae, whole genome shotgun sequence genome encodes:
- the LOC106359574 gene encoding indole-3-acetic acid-amido synthetase GH3.17-like, with product MIPSYDPNDTEAGLKLLEDLTTNADAIQQQVLHQILSQNSETEYLRSFIDGESCSIQEIFKNKAPVVNYEDIKPFIQRICDGDSSDILSAQPITELLTSSGTSGGKPKLMPSTAEELDRKTFFYNMLVPVMNKFVNGLDEGKGMYLLFIKPEIKTPSGLQARPVLTSYYKSEQFKNRPFNKYNVITSPNDAILCEDSQQSMYCQLLCGLVQRSHVLRLGAIFASAFLRAVKFLENHFTELCADIRTGTVASWITDSGCRDSVLSILNGPNQELADEIEALFNAKSREGILKRVWPKTKYIEVIVTGSMAQYIPTLEFYSGGLPLVSVMYASSECFFGLNINPLCKPSDVSYTLLPNMAYFEFLPVDDKSHEETQLESRSTDDVSLMDKDRIVDLVNVEIGRYYELIITTFAGLYRYRVGDILKVTGFHNKAPQFSFVERRNVVLSIDTDKTSEEDLMKAVTQAKLIHLQGLLLTEYTSYADTSSIPGHYVLFWELKPRYDNDPPMLDKKMMEDCCSEVEDCLDYVYRRCRNKDGSIGALEMRVVSLGTFDALMDFSISQGSSVNQYKTPRCVKSGGALQILDSRVIGKFFTKRVPQWEPLGLDS from the exons ATGATACCAAGTTATGATCCAAACGATACAGAGGCTGGTCTCAAGCTTCTTGAGGATCTAACCACAAATGCTGATGCAATTCAACAACAAGTTCTTCACCAAATACTCTCTCAAAACTCAGAAACCGAATATCTCAGGTCGTTTATTGATGGAGAATCTTGCAGTATTCAAGAAATTTTCAAGAACAAAGCCCCTGTGGTAAATTATGAAGACATAAAGCCCTTCATCCAACGAATCTGTGATGGAGACTCATCCGATATCCTCTCTGCTCAACCCATCACTGAGCTTCTCACAAG CTCGGGGACTTCGGGTGGAAAACCAAAATTGATGCCTTCTACAGCTGAAGAGTTGGATAGAAAGACATTTTTCTACAATATGCTTGTGCCCGTCATGAATAA GTTTGTGAATGGGCTTGATGAAGGAAAAGGAATGTACCTTCTGTTCATAAAACCAGAGATCAAGACTCCATCTGGTCTACAGGCACGTCCTGTGTTGACCAGTTACtacaaaagtgaacaattcaAGAACAGGCCTTTCAACAAGTACAATGTCATCACTAGCCCTAACGATGCCATTCTTTGTGAAGACAGCCAGCAAAGCATGTACTGTCAGCTTCTTTGCGGTTTAGTCCAGCGATCTCATGTCCTAAGACTCGGTGCTATCTTCGCTTCCGCCTTTCTTCGAGCGGTCAAGTTCTTGGAGAATCATTTCACCGAGCTGTGTGCTGACATTAGAACCGGTACTGTCGCTAGCTGGATCACTGACTCGGGCTGTAGAGACTCGGTTTTGTCGATCCTTAACGGTCCTAACCAAGAACTGGCTGATGAGATCGAGGCTTTGTTCAATGCGAAGTCGCGGGAAGGAATCTTGAAAAGGGTTTGGCCTAAGACGAAGTATATTGAGGTGATTGTGACCGGATCGATGGCTCAGTATATTCCGACACTCGAGTTTTATAGCGGAGGTTTGCCTTTGGTTTCGGTTATGTATGCTTCCTCTGAGTGTTTCTTTGGTCTCAACATCAATCCTCTGTGTAAGCCATCCGATGTTTCTTACACACTTCTTCCTAACATGGCTTACTTTGAGTTCTTGCCTGTTGATGATAAGTCTCATGAAGAGACCCAACTTGAATCGCGTTCTACGGATGATGTTTCCCTTATGGACAAAGACCGTATTGTCGATCTTGTCAATGTGGAAATTGGACGGTACTATGAACTCATCATCACAACATTCGCAG GTTTATACAGATACAGAGTTGGAGATATCCTAAAGGTGACAGGTTTCCACAACAAGGCACCCCAATTCAGTTTCGTGGAGCGAAGAAACGTTGTGTTAAGCATCGACACAGACAAAACCAGCGAAGAAGATCTCATGAAGGCAGTGACACAAGCCAAACTCATCCATCTCCAAGGTCTCTTGCTCACCGAATACACGAGCTATGCGGACACGTCATCAATCCCAGGGCATTACGTGCTCTTCTGGGAGCTGAAGCCACGTTACGACAATGACCCACCAATGCTAGACAAGAAGATGATGGAGGATTGTTGCTCTGAGGTGGAGGATTGTCTGGATTACGTGTACAGGAGGTGCAGGAACAAAGATGGATCAATAGGGGCTTTGGAGATGAGAGTGGTGAGTTTGGGTACTTTTGATGCCTTAATGGACTTTAGCATCTCACAAGGATCTTCAGTGAATCAGTACAAGACACCAAGATGTGTTAAATCTGGAGGAGCTCTTCAGATTCTTGATTCCAGAGTTATTGGGAAGTTCTTTACCAAGAGAGTTCCTCAGTGGGAGCCACTTGGTTTAGATTCTTAG